A genomic segment from Lemur catta isolate mLemCat1 chromosome 9, mLemCat1.pri, whole genome shotgun sequence encodes:
- the TMEM70 gene encoding transmembrane protein 70, mitochondrial, whose translation MLLLALGVRWASGVRLSWKRTALWAATAPRGPRAASCGGLSERVGGGGAGLWGAAPVLWRPGRAQMPVCWEGCVRCSHTQLDKSEDGRLIYTGNLARVVFGVKCFSYSTSMISFACLPYFLTQNNIMSENLLLQILFFGIIGSFTVITPVLLHFVTKGYVIRLYHEAATDTYKAITYNVVLSETSTVFHQNDVKIPDSTHVFTTFFAKTKSLLVNPTLFPDPEDYIHLMGYDKPFTLDMEETSENKQVKEEK comes from the exons ATGTTGCTTCTGGCGTTGGGCGTCCGGTGGGCGTCCGGAGTGCGGCTCAGCTGGAAGAGGACGGCATTGTGGGCGGCCACTGCGCCCCGAGGCCCGCGGGCTGCCTCCTGCGGCGGGCTCTCGGAGCGggtcggcggcggcggcgcggggctgTGGGGAGCCGCGCCCGTTCTCTGGCGTCCCGGGCGAGCGCAG ATGCCTGTTTGTTGGGAAGGATGTGTTCGATGCTCACATACACAACTTGACAAATCAGAAGATGGAAGGCTGATTTATACTGGGAATCTGGCCCGAGTAGTATTTG gTGTGAAGTGTTTCTCTTATTCTACAAGTATGATCAGCTTTGCATGTCTACCATACTTTCTTACACAAAACAATATTATGTCTGAAAATCTTCTTTTGCAAATCTTATTTTTTGGCATCATAGGAAGCTTTACAGTGATCACTCCAGTGCTGCTTCACTTTGTTACAAAAGGCTATGTCATTCGGTTGTACCATGAGGCAGCTACAGACACTTACAAAGCCATTACTTATAATGTTGTGCTTTCAGAAACAAGTACAGTGTTCCACCAGAATGACGTGAAGATTCCAGACAGCACACATGTGTTTACCACATTTTTTGCTAAAACAAAGTCACTGTTAGTTAATCCAACGCTCTTTCCAGACCCTGAAGACTATATCCATCTAATGGGTTATGACAAACCATTCACTTTGGATATGGAAGAAACCAGTGAAAACAAACAGGTTAAGGAGGAGAAATGA
- the ELOC gene encoding elongin-C isoform X1 — protein sequence MDGEEKTYGGCEGPDAMYVKLISSDGHEFIVKREHALTSGTIKAMLSGPGQFAENETNEVNFREIPSHVLSKVCMYFTYKVRYTNSSTEIPEFPIAPEIALELLMAANFLDC from the exons ATGG ATGGCGAGGAGAAGACCTATGGTGGCTGTGAAGGCCCTGATGCAATGTATGTCAAATTGATATCTTCGGATGGTCATGAATTTATTGTAAAAAGAGAACATGCGTTAACATCAGGAACAATAAAAGCCATGTTGAGTGGCCCAG GTCAGTTTGCTGAGAACGAAACCAATGAGGTCAATTTTAGAGAGATCCCTTCACATGTGCTATCAAAAGTATGCATGTATTTTACCTACAAGGTTCGGTACACTAACAGCTCCACGGAGATTCCTGAATTCCCAATTGCACCTGAAATTGCACTGGAACTTCTGATGGCTGCGAACTTCCTagattgttaa
- the ELOC gene encoding elongin-C isoform X2: MYVKLISSDGHEFIVKREHALTSGTIKAMLSGPGQFAENETNEVNFREIPSHVLSKVCMYFTYKVRYTNSSTEIPEFPIAPEIALELLMAANFLDC, from the exons ATGTATGTCAAATTGATATCTTCGGATGGTCATGAATTTATTGTAAAAAGAGAACATGCGTTAACATCAGGAACAATAAAAGCCATGTTGAGTGGCCCAG GTCAGTTTGCTGAGAACGAAACCAATGAGGTCAATTTTAGAGAGATCCCTTCACATGTGCTATCAAAAGTATGCATGTATTTTACCTACAAGGTTCGGTACACTAACAGCTCCACGGAGATTCCTGAATTCCCAATTGCACCTGAAATTGCACTGGAACTTCTGATGGCTGCGAACTTCCTagattgttaa